Proteins encoded in a region of the Roseateles sp. SL47 genome:
- a CDS encoding transposase: MSTEEPRTPTGRSWRRHSEEFKTRVIELARQPGVSTAAVALANGLNANMLRRWVREADECAPSSGHNDTVAVVPAFVQLPMPQETPPTLPLASTQAPSTVAVEIRRGDTTVQAELQMDARSAAWLREVLG; encoded by the coding sequence TTGAGCACAGAGGAACCGAGGACACCGACTGGGCGTAGCTGGCGCCGGCATTCGGAAGAGTTCAAGACGCGAGTCATCGAGCTGGCGCGCCAGCCCGGCGTCTCGACGGCGGCGGTGGCTCTGGCCAACGGCCTCAACGCCAACATGCTGCGCCGCTGGGTTCGAGAGGCCGATGAGTGCGCCCCGAGCAGTGGACACAACGACACTGTGGCGGTGGTGCCGGCGTTTGTGCAGCTACCCATGCCGCAGGAGACGCCGCCCACCTTGCCACTAGCGTCGACGCAAGCGCCGAGCACCGTTGCGGTGGAGATCCGCCGTGGCGACACCACTGTTCAGGCCGAGCTGCAGATGGACGCGCGCAGCGCTGCCTGGCTGCGCGAGGTCCTGGGTTGA
- a CDS encoding protein-disulfide reductase DsbD family protein, whose product MRISSLVTLASVTAALIFLAPVCVQAQVKASLVAAAESVQPSRAITVALRLEHEPHWHSYWLNPGTGYPTTLQWNLPDGWKATGFNWPTPSLIKDKKGDITGYGYDGVIYLPLTVSAPAMAKVGEQVTLRAKANWLMCNDVCVPGSDEVSVTLPVVATEPIVNAAVQSELAKLEMPRKPEGWSLVASRGKGTVELTIAGQQVAGITSPHFISADGYIKYDKAQETSNGDTLRMLLPIDDEAPLSAAKLVGVLTYTDEKGRYRGVSVGVPFGPPGVTVPSGAVQADAALASEPDDRPSATFAQTSASEGASAAQAKSSEAPAAAGALIFVLAFAGGLILNLMPCVFPVLGIKILGFVNEAGNDRRKVTMHGVMFTLGVLLSFWVLASALALLRASGQQLGWGFQLQSAPFVFGLTVVMLIFGMSLSGVFEFGLSATGVGSGLQQRSGVHGSFFAGILATVVATPCSAPFLAPALGAALTLPIVQSFGVFTVIGLGLSAPYLLLALFPKTVQRLPRPGAWMNTFKQAMAFPLYATVAYLVWVLAGQTTESGLLTVLLGLTVVALAVWLYGHYQHPGTSPGRARAFTAMSVALLALGWGMGWPRPQSPNELVWENWSPERVAQLRMEGRPVYLDFTARWCATCQANKKLVFSSSEMKDYVRDHKVALLRADWTNADPRITAELAKWKRGAVPFNLVYGSKHAEPVILPEVLTPEIVLRAFKN is encoded by the coding sequence ATGCGAATTTCTAGTCTTGTAACGCTCGCCTCCGTAACCGCCGCGTTGATCTTCCTCGCCCCGGTCTGCGTCCAAGCGCAGGTCAAGGCCTCGCTGGTGGCGGCCGCGGAGTCGGTGCAGCCGAGCCGTGCCATCACGGTGGCCCTTCGGCTTGAGCATGAGCCACATTGGCACAGTTACTGGCTCAACCCTGGAACCGGCTATCCCACCACGCTTCAGTGGAACTTGCCTGACGGCTGGAAGGCCACAGGTTTCAATTGGCCGACGCCCAGCTTGATCAAGGACAAGAAGGGGGACATCACCGGTTACGGTTACGACGGTGTGATCTACCTGCCGCTCACCGTCAGCGCACCGGCGATGGCTAAGGTTGGCGAGCAGGTTACCCTGCGTGCCAAGGCGAACTGGCTGATGTGCAACGATGTGTGCGTGCCCGGGTCGGACGAAGTGTCCGTCACGCTTCCGGTGGTCGCCACCGAGCCGATCGTGAACGCTGCAGTGCAATCGGAGCTCGCCAAGCTGGAGATGCCTCGCAAACCCGAGGGTTGGAGCTTAGTCGCGTCGCGCGGCAAAGGCACTGTCGAGCTGACGATCGCAGGTCAGCAGGTTGCGGGCATCACGTCCCCTCACTTCATCAGTGCTGACGGCTACATTAAGTACGATAAGGCGCAAGAGACCTCAAATGGCGACACGCTGCGTATGCTGTTGCCCATCGATGACGAAGCCCCATTGTCCGCAGCGAAGCTGGTCGGAGTCTTGACATACACCGATGAAAAGGGGCGATACCGAGGAGTGTCGGTCGGCGTGCCGTTTGGTCCGCCGGGTGTTACCGTGCCGTCCGGCGCCGTACAGGCGGATGCCGCGCTTGCGAGCGAGCCGGATGATCGGCCTTCCGCAACCTTCGCGCAAACGTCCGCCTCAGAAGGCGCGAGCGCCGCGCAAGCGAAATCGTCCGAAGCGCCTGCGGCTGCGGGCGCGCTGATCTTTGTGCTGGCGTTCGCCGGTGGCTTGATCCTGAACCTAATGCCGTGTGTGTTCCCTGTGCTTGGTATCAAGATCCTGGGGTTCGTCAATGAGGCGGGCAACGATCGGCGTAAAGTGACGATGCACGGCGTGATGTTCACACTCGGTGTGCTGTTGTCCTTTTGGGTGCTGGCGAGTGCGCTCGCACTGTTGCGCGCAAGCGGGCAGCAGCTTGGCTGGGGTTTCCAATTGCAGTCGGCTCCGTTTGTGTTCGGCCTCACCGTTGTGATGCTTATCTTCGGAATGAGCCTAAGCGGCGTGTTCGAGTTCGGGCTTAGCGCCACTGGTGTCGGTTCAGGCCTGCAGCAGCGCAGCGGAGTTCATGGCTCGTTTTTCGCCGGGATCCTGGCGACGGTTGTCGCGACCCCTTGTAGCGCGCCGTTCCTCGCGCCCGCGCTTGGTGCAGCACTCACGCTACCGATTGTCCAGTCATTTGGCGTCTTCACCGTGATCGGCTTGGGGCTCTCGGCGCCCTACTTGCTGCTTGCCCTGTTCCCTAAAACTGTGCAGAGGCTTCCGCGCCCTGGTGCATGGATGAACACCTTCAAGCAGGCGATGGCCTTCCCCTTGTATGCAACGGTCGCGTACCTAGTGTGGGTACTAGCGGGTCAGACAACCGAGAGCGGGTTGCTTACCGTGCTGCTCGGTTTGACCGTTGTGGCGCTGGCAGTCTGGCTCTACGGGCACTACCAGCATCCTGGCACCTCACCGGGCCGAGCTCGCGCGTTCACCGCAATGTCTGTTGCCTTGCTTGCGCTGGGGTGGGGGATGGGCTGGCCTCGCCCGCAGTCTCCGAACGAACTTGTGTGGGAAAATTGGAGCCCTGAACGTGTCGCCCAGCTTCGCATGGAGGGGCGTCCGGTCTACCTCGACTTCACGGCACGCTGGTGCGCTACTTGCCAGGCCAACAAAAAGCTGGTCTTCTCATCCAGCGAAATGAAGGACTACGTTCGGGACCACAAGGTAGCCCTGCTCAGGGCTGACTGGACAAATGCAGACCCGCGCATCACTGCGGAGCTCGCCAAGTGGAAGCGTGGTGCCGTGCCCTTCAATCTCGTATATGGATCAAAGCACGCTGAGCCCGTGATCTTGCCGGAAGTGCTCACGCCTGAAATTGTTCTTCGCGCATTCAAGAATTGA
- the tnpB gene encoding IS66 family insertion sequence element accessory protein TnpB (TnpB, as the term is used for proteins encoded by IS66 family insertion elements, is considered an accessory protein, since TnpC, encoded by a neighboring gene, is a DDE family transposase.), which translates to MIRVDAVWLAVQPLDMRLGTEAALARVVGIFGAAHPHHAYLFANRRANRMKVLVHDGIGVWLAARRLNAGRFVWPLDGASTLSLTRVQLDALVLGLPWQRLGEAGIIRTI; encoded by the coding sequence TTGATCCGCGTCGATGCCGTCTGGTTGGCGGTGCAGCCCTTGGACATGCGGCTGGGCACCGAGGCCGCACTGGCCCGCGTGGTCGGCATCTTCGGTGCCGCGCATCCTCACCACGCCTACCTGTTTGCCAACCGTCGCGCCAACCGCATGAAGGTCCTCGTGCACGACGGTATCGGCGTGTGGCTCGCGGCCAGGCGGCTCAACGCCGGCAGGTTCGTGTGGCCACTGGACGGTGCGAGCACGCTGAGCCTGACGCGCGTGCAGCTCGACGCGCTGGTGCTGGGCCTGCCCTGGCAACGCCTGGGCGAGGCCGGCATCATCCGCACGATATGA
- the tnpC gene encoding IS66 family transposase has translation MISAQQLEALDPQTRQAVQSLLAQVQQRDHELAFKQALIDKLTHEMAILKRMKFAATSERFASTLSPEQRSLLEETLDTDIHELDVELQRHRKKADKKDEDEKKAPKRAQLPAHLPRRDVPHEPADTACGCGQAMQRIGEDVAEKLDYQPGVFTVERHVRGKWVCKCCERIVQAPVPAHVIDKGIPTTGLLAHVLVAKFMDHLPLYRQEAVFARAGHVIARSTLAEWVGACGAQLQPLVQALADELRRHLVLHADETPVAMLKPGNGKTHKAYIWSYCTPSTNPVKAVVFEFSETRSGENVRDFLQLETPNAWKGTLVTDGFSGYSACVDKGVTSAQCMAHSRRKFHELWANHGSKVGEQALRFYQALFRIERQAESLTSEERQRIRQRKSRRILAVFHRWLLAQRQLVPPGSATIKAIDYSLKRWKELTHFVGDGDVPISNNWVENQIRPIAIGRSNWLFAGSLRAGKRAAAIMSLLHSARINGHDPYAYFKDVLDRLPTHPASRIDELLPHRWSPS, from the coding sequence ATGATCAGCGCGCAGCAACTGGAAGCCTTGGACCCGCAGACGCGGCAGGCCGTGCAGTCGCTGCTCGCCCAGGTCCAGCAGCGTGACCACGAGCTCGCCTTCAAGCAGGCGCTCATCGACAAGCTCACGCACGAGATGGCGATCCTCAAGCGGATGAAGTTCGCCGCCACGAGCGAGCGCTTCGCCAGCACCCTCTCGCCCGAGCAGAGAAGCCTGCTGGAGGAGACGCTGGACACCGACATCCATGAGCTCGACGTCGAGCTGCAGCGTCATCGTAAGAAGGCCGACAAGAAGGACGAGGACGAGAAGAAGGCGCCCAAGCGCGCCCAGCTTCCCGCCCACCTGCCGCGCCGCGACGTGCCGCACGAGCCGGCGGATACGGCCTGTGGTTGCGGCCAGGCCATGCAGCGCATCGGCGAGGACGTGGCCGAGAAGCTGGACTACCAGCCCGGCGTGTTCACCGTTGAGCGCCACGTGCGTGGCAAGTGGGTCTGCAAGTGCTGCGAGCGCATCGTGCAGGCACCGGTGCCGGCCCACGTGATCGACAAGGGCATCCCGACCACCGGCCTGCTGGCCCACGTGCTGGTGGCCAAGTTCATGGACCACTTGCCCCTGTACCGGCAGGAAGCTGTGTTCGCGCGGGCCGGCCACGTGATCGCCCGCTCGACGCTGGCGGAGTGGGTGGGCGCCTGTGGCGCGCAGCTGCAGCCGCTGGTGCAGGCCCTGGCCGACGAACTGCGGCGCCACCTGGTGCTGCATGCGGACGAGACGCCGGTGGCCATGCTCAAGCCGGGCAACGGCAAGACTCACAAGGCCTACATCTGGTCGTACTGCACGCCGAGCACTAACCCCGTCAAGGCGGTGGTGTTCGAGTTCAGCGAGACCCGCAGCGGCGAGAACGTGCGCGACTTTCTGCAGCTTGAGACGCCCAACGCCTGGAAGGGCACGCTGGTCACCGATGGGTTCAGCGGCTACTCGGCCTGCGTCGACAAGGGCGTGACGTCGGCACAGTGCATGGCGCACAGCCGGCGCAAGTTCCATGAGCTGTGGGCCAACCATGGCAGCAAGGTCGGCGAGCAAGCGCTGCGCTTCTACCAAGCCCTGTTCCGCATCGAGCGCCAGGCCGAGAGCCTCACCAGCGAGGAGCGGCAGAGGATCCGGCAGCGCAAGTCACGACGGATCCTCGCCGTGTTCCACCGATGGTTGCTCGCACAGCGGCAGCTGGTGCCGCCCGGCTCCGCGACCATCAAGGCCATCGACTACAGCCTGAAGCGCTGGAAGGAACTCACGCACTTCGTGGGCGACGGCGACGTGCCGATCTCCAACAATTGGGTCGAGAACCAGATCCGCCCGATCGCGATCGGCAGATCGAATTGGCTCTTCGCCGGCAGCCTGCGAGCGGGCAAGCGCGCGGCGGCCATCATGAGCCTGCTGCACTCGGCCCGCATCAACGGGCACGACCCGTACGCCTATTTCAAGGACGTGCTGGATCGCTTGCCGACGCACCCGGCAAGCCGGATCGACGAGCTGCTGCCGCACCGCTGGTCACCGAGCTGA
- a CDS encoding thioredoxin family protein, which yields MKLIKPAPVIAAWAAAIVLLACPAAHAVAGAGVAWQAPAGDGDIDRFFAQAKAEKKPVLLYWGAKWCPPCNQLKATLFNRADFIEQSKAYIAVGIDGDAPGAQRLGTRFKVSGYPTLILFNPGGGEITRLPGEMDAVQVMSVLQLGISGGRTVGAIIADALAGKKLSANEWRLLSFHEWQSNEQLVPSTERAAVLARLAKASEGGDAQTTTRLWLKSISAMAPGSTAAPDQLPRLQAILKDPVQTLAQMGVLVERVPTFVQAFAPQKGERRASLIADFEVALTRLNKDETLSRADRLNALLSRVELARIDAARDEMRPAIPAPLLAEVREQVGRIDREVTNAYERQSIISGAAQVLARAGLWTESDDLLKAGLARSHSAYYLMSHLAGNAMKQGKKAEALRWYGEAFSKSEGTATRLQWGSAYLRALMSVSPDDAARIESTASQLLSDAAKDPGGFYGRSGASLKRVAGDLAKWNQGPKQAAVVDRLKRQLDSVCVKLSGDERAKAACEDLMTQQAIDKI from the coding sequence ATGAAGCTCATCAAACCTGCGCCCGTCATTGCCGCCTGGGCTGCGGCGATCGTTCTGCTGGCCTGCCCCGCCGCCCACGCCGTGGCTGGGGCAGGTGTCGCTTGGCAAGCACCGGCGGGTGACGGCGACATCGACCGATTCTTCGCGCAGGCAAAGGCGGAAAAGAAGCCGGTGCTGCTGTATTGGGGCGCCAAGTGGTGCCCGCCGTGCAACCAGCTCAAAGCCACGCTTTTCAACCGGGCGGACTTCATCGAGCAAAGCAAGGCCTACATTGCCGTGGGCATCGATGGGGATGCACCGGGCGCACAGAGGCTCGGCACCCGATTCAAGGTCAGTGGGTATCCGACGCTGATTCTGTTCAATCCAGGCGGTGGCGAGATCACCCGTTTGCCAGGGGAGATGGATGCGGTTCAGGTGATGAGCGTCCTGCAGCTTGGCATTTCGGGTGGTCGCACGGTCGGTGCCATTATTGCGGACGCACTGGCGGGCAAAAAGTTGTCGGCCAACGAGTGGCGCCTCTTGAGCTTTCATGAATGGCAGTCCAACGAGCAACTGGTGCCGAGCACCGAGCGGGCGGCGGTGCTCGCTCGGCTTGCGAAAGCCAGCGAAGGCGGTGATGCGCAAACCACAACCCGCCTCTGGTTGAAGTCCATCAGTGCCATGGCACCGGGAAGTACAGCGGCTCCAGACCAACTGCCTCGGCTGCAGGCTATCTTGAAAGACCCGGTGCAAACGCTCGCGCAGATGGGCGTGCTGGTGGAGCGCGTGCCCACGTTTGTCCAGGCGTTTGCACCGCAGAAGGGTGAGCGTCGCGCGTCTCTCATTGCCGATTTCGAGGTCGCGCTGACCAGGCTCAACAAGGATGAGACCTTGTCACGGGCTGATCGGCTGAATGCTCTGCTGAGTCGGGTCGAGCTTGCGCGCATCGACGCTGCGCGGGATGAAATGCGGCCCGCGATCCCCGCCCCGCTGCTTGCCGAAGTGCGTGAGCAGGTCGGCAGGATCGATCGCGAAGTCACGAACGCCTATGAGCGTCAATCGATTATCTCTGGCGCGGCCCAGGTGCTGGCGCGTGCAGGTCTGTGGACCGAGAGTGATGATTTGCTCAAAGCGGGTCTCGCTCGCAGCCACTCTGCCTACTACCTGATGAGCCATTTGGCCGGTAACGCCATGAAGCAGGGCAAGAAGGCGGAAGCGTTGCGGTGGTATGGAGAGGCGTTCAGCAAGAGTGAAGGAACTGCCACCCGATTGCAATGGGGCTCGGCCTACCTTCGCGCACTTATGAGTGTCAGTCCGGATGACGCCGCGCGCATAGAGAGCACGGCATCCCAGTTGCTCAGCGACGCAGCGAAGGACCCGGGCGGGTTTTACGGCCGCAGCGGAGCCTCACTCAAGCGCGTCGCCGGTGATCTTGCAAAATGGAACCAGGGGCCAAAGCAAGCGGCCGTCGTGGACCGTCTCAAGAGGCAGCTCGACAGCGTGTGCGTGAAGCTAAGCGGCGACGAAAGGGCCAAAGCCGCTTGCGAGGACCTGATGACACAGCAGGCTATCGACAAGATCTGA
- a CDS encoding IS630 family transposase has product MPTHGFRGGACAPYSEPQPSRCVRRTHTPMKRGRAGTLTHDYKRHGTTTLFAALNTLDGRVISMCQPRHRHSEWLKFLRHIDRRTPKDLGLHLIVDNYATHSHPDVQRWLARHPRFVMHFTPTSASWLNMVERFFRDITDKRIRRDSFTSVAELELAIDLYVAHHNIDPKPFIWTARASDILAKVTRAKAALLNSAE; this is encoded by the coding sequence ATTCCCACCCACGGTTTCAGGGGCGGGGCATGCGCGCCATATTCCGAACCGCAGCCGTCAAGGTGTGTTCGGCGGACGCATACGCCCATGAAGCGCGGGCGCGCCGGCACTCTCACCCACGACTACAAGCGCCACGGCACCACGACGCTGTTCGCTGCGCTCAACACCTTGGATGGCCGCGTGATCTCGATGTGCCAGCCGCGACACCGTCACAGCGAGTGGCTCAAATTCCTGCGGCACATCGATCGCCGCACGCCCAAGGACTTGGGTCTGCATCTGATCGTGGATAACTACGCCACTCACAGCCATCCCGATGTCCAGAGATGGCTGGCTCGACATCCGCGGTTTGTCATGCACTTCACGCCCACCAGCGCCTCCTGGTTGAACATGGTCGAGCGCTTCTTCCGCGACATCACCGACAAGCGCATTCGACGTGACAGCTTCACCAGCGTGGCCGAACTCGAGCTGGCCATCGATCTCTATGTTGCTCATCACAACATCGATCCCAAACCGTTCATCTGGACGGCTCGCGCTTCCGACATCCTCGCCAAGGTCACGCGGGCCAAGGCAGCCCTTTTGAATTCGGCCGAATAA
- a CDS encoding IS5 family transposase, translated as MGPKPADERADQDLFRTELLNLINQRHELVRLAALIDWQAFEAEWSPQFVSTTGRPALPTRLMAALLYLKHMYALSDEDVCEGWRENPYWQHFSGERYFQHELPCDPSSLVRWRQRIGEAGCEWLLAHSIEAARKGGVIKRQSLDHVVLDTTVQPKAIAHPTDSRLLNRAREQLVEAAQDARIELRQSYARVGKAAEHQAGRYAHAKQYRRMQREIRKLRTWLGRVIRDVQRKAGEIGPELKAKLDIATRLHAQKRGDKNKLYALHAPEAECIAKGKARTPYEFGVKVSIAVTAQEGLVVGMRSMPGNPYDGHTVGSQLEQVGILTGQAPKIVLADRGYRGVEPPEGTRLLISHTRRLPKRLKKLLKRRQVVEPMIGHMKSDGLLAKNWLKGASGDALHAILCGAGHNLRMILAHLRVLYCALLGLIATAATLALRKAAPISAPKAFIARRAVLAQG; from the coding sequence ATGGGTCCCAAGCCTGCCGACGAACGCGCCGATCAGGACTTGTTCCGCACTGAGTTGCTGAACCTGATCAACCAGCGTCACGAACTGGTTCGTTTGGCGGCGCTGATTGACTGGCAGGCGTTTGAAGCCGAGTGGAGTCCCCAATTTGTCTCCACCACTGGCCGCCCTGCGTTGCCCACACGGCTGATGGCCGCCCTGCTGTACCTCAAGCACATGTACGCGCTGAGCGACGAGGACGTGTGTGAGGGCTGGCGTGAGAACCCGTACTGGCAGCATTTCAGCGGTGAGCGTTATTTCCAGCACGAGTTGCCTTGCGATCCCTCCAGCCTGGTGCGCTGGCGCCAGCGCATCGGCGAGGCCGGCTGCGAATGGCTACTGGCCCACTCCATTGAAGCTGCACGCAAGGGCGGCGTGATCAAGCGCCAGAGCCTGGACCACGTGGTGCTGGACACCACGGTGCAACCCAAGGCGATTGCGCACCCGACCGATAGCCGACTGCTCAACCGCGCGCGTGAGCAACTCGTCGAGGCTGCGCAAGACGCCAGGATCGAGTTGCGCCAGAGCTACGCCCGGGTCGGCAAAGCAGCCGAGCACCAGGCCGGGCGTTACGCCCATGCCAAGCAATACCGGCGCATGCAGCGCGAGATCAGGAAGCTGAGAACTTGGCTGGGCCGTGTCATCCGCGACGTGCAACGCAAGGCTGGTGAGATCGGGCCCGAACTGAAGGCCAAACTCGACATTGCGACTCGACTGCACGCCCAAAAGCGTGGCGACAAGAACAAGCTGTATGCGCTGCACGCGCCCGAGGCGGAATGCATCGCCAAGGGCAAGGCCAGAACGCCCTACGAGTTCGGCGTGAAAGTGTCCATCGCAGTGACGGCCCAAGAAGGGCTCGTCGTGGGAATGCGATCGATGCCGGGCAATCCGTATGACGGACACACGGTGGGCAGCCAGTTGGAGCAGGTGGGCATCCTCACGGGGCAAGCACCCAAGATCGTGTTGGCGGATCGGGGCTACCGCGGCGTGGAGCCGCCCGAGGGCACGCGGCTGCTGATCAGCCACACGCGCAGACTGCCCAAGCGTTTGAAGAAGTTGCTCAAGCGCAGACAAGTCGTGGAGCCCATGATCGGGCACATGAAGTCCGACGGGCTGCTGGCCAAGAACTGGCTCAAGGGCGCGAGTGGCGATGCGCTGCACGCGATCCTGTGTGGCGCTGGGCACAACCTGAGGATGATCCTGGCGCACCTGCGGGTGCTTTATTGCGCCCTGTTGGGGCTGATCGCGACGGCGGCCACGCTGGCCCTGCGTAAGGCCGCCCCAATATCAGCACCCAAAGCCTTCATCGCACGGCGCGCCGTGCTGGCTCAGGGCTGA
- a CDS encoding IS1380 family transposase, with the protein MPKCTDATVEFGRVGRRVVQAAFDGGDIVSDGGVLLLKRVDERLGLTRAAALALGDGRRLASVQHDLRSLLAQRIYGLCLGWSDVCDHNVLRSDLLMQTAVGRAEPLASAPTLSRLETAATAEHAAVLHDVLMQQFIASHAKAPKELVLDVDATHVPLHGQQERGHFHAYYDNYCYLPLYVFAGQDLLACVLRPSDRDPASVVSALIKRLLVPLRRAWPKTKIIVRADSGFCRPRVLQRLERWRVSYIIGLQKNSRLNDQVALAELALAEQFSARRSKQRMFGEFQYAAHTWDKERRVIARLEHGEQGVNPRFIVTDLPGSPKALYERRYCARGEAENRIKEAQLDLFGRRASCHRFRANQLRLLLAALAYTLMINLRRLALQGTELAQACTATIRTRLLKIGAAVLRNTRRVRVLLASAHPMKHVFLAAAGALSP; encoded by the coding sequence ATGCCAAAGTGTACCGATGCGACCGTTGAATTCGGACGGGTTGGAAGGCGTGTAGTCCAGGCCGCCTTCGATGGTGGTGACATCGTCAGTGACGGCGGCGTGCTGTTGCTCAAGCGGGTCGATGAGCGCCTTGGTCTGACCCGCGCGGCTGCCCTGGCGCTGGGCGACGGGCGTCGCCTCGCCAGTGTCCAGCACGACCTGCGCAGCCTGCTGGCGCAGCGCATCTACGGTCTGTGTCTGGGCTGGTCGGACGTGTGCGACCACAACGTGTTGCGCAGCGATCTGTTGATGCAAACGGCCGTGGGTCGTGCCGAGCCGCTGGCCAGCGCGCCCACGCTCAGCCGCCTGGAGACGGCGGCCACGGCCGAACATGCGGCGGTGCTGCACGACGTGCTGATGCAGCAGTTCATCGCCAGCCACGCCAAGGCGCCCAAGGAGCTGGTGCTCGATGTCGATGCCACCCATGTGCCGCTGCACGGCCAGCAAGAGCGCGGCCACTTCCACGCCTACTACGACAACTACTGCTACTTGCCGCTGTACGTCTTCGCCGGGCAGGACCTGCTGGCCTGCGTGCTGCGCCCCAGCGACCGGGACCCGGCCAGCGTTGTCAGTGCGCTGATCAAGCGCTTGCTGGTGCCGCTGCGCCGCGCGTGGCCGAAGACCAAGATCATCGTGCGGGCGGACTCGGGGTTTTGCCGCCCGCGCGTGCTGCAGCGCCTGGAGCGCTGGCGCGTGAGCTACATCATCGGGCTGCAGAAGAACTCGCGTCTGAACGATCAGGTAGCACTGGCAGAACTGGCGCTGGCCGAGCAGTTCTCTGCCAGGCGCAGCAAGCAACGGATGTTCGGCGAGTTCCAGTACGCGGCCCACACCTGGGACAAGGAGCGTCGCGTCATCGCGCGGCTGGAGCATGGCGAGCAAGGTGTCAACCCACGCTTCATCGTCACCGACCTGCCGGGATCGCCCAAGGCTCTGTACGAGCGCCGGTACTGCGCCCGTGGCGAAGCCGAGAACCGCATCAAGGAAGCGCAACTCGATCTGTTTGGCCGGCGTGCGAGTTGCCACCGCTTCCGGGCCAACCAGCTGCGGCTGCTGCTGGCGGCGCTGGCGTACACCTTGATGATCAACCTGCGCCGACTGGCGCTGCAAGGCACCGAGCTGGCCCAGGCCTGCACCGCCACCATCCGCACCAGGCTGCTGAAGATTGGCGCGGCCGTGCTGCGCAACACCCGCCGCGTGCGGGTCCTGCTGGCATCGGCTCACCCGATGAAGCATGTCTTCCTGGCCGCTGCTGGCGCCCTCAGCCCCTAG